Proteins found in one Ferrovibrio sp. MS7 genomic segment:
- a CDS encoding tetratricopeptide repeat protein, translating into MKSFSTVSTAALLVFCLQAGGPAWAALGVQDAPVSQPLEKPTGVQPARPELQRRAEAGEAEAQYQLGLDYQFGLGGPADWPAARAWFGRAAAQGHVKGLGAHGYMLLSGSGGPQDLVGAEKALRQAGEGGEASATANLAELLLLRGEAAEARQMLARAVAGGALNARYRLGRLDIAEGRVPEGMALVEQAVERGHPEATLYFSGLLLAGGNGLKADAPRAARLLRQAAEAGYGPATNDLARLYDLGIGVAADPRQAADLYRRALSQGTAIAGYNLGLLLNSPRLGPPDAASARSAYQLSAEAGFVPGMGKFGEMLLRGRGGPADPAGGIRWLTQAAEGGDADAQNHLALAYFNGEGVGRDEARGMDWWERAVAQQHPAATNNFAMYLALGQGRAADPARAVTVLRGVAEKGVPRAAFRLGLWHEAGFAGLKPDTREALVWFKRAAEAGSSRAMFKYAAYVEAGEGGATPDPALAIRLYRQAAEAGNAEALFLLARYSFNGEGVPKDPKVALDFLQRAARRGNAEALFVLGDFYYRGEGVAADPVLAWAHWAVAERLGLAEAGPNRRMLERQIAAPEAQARARQLAQALLAEAAAAQADED; encoded by the coding sequence ATGAAGTCTTTCAGTACCGTTAGTACCGCCGCCCTGCTGGTTTTCTGTTTGCAGGCGGGGGGGCCGGCCTGGGCGGCGCTCGGGGTGCAGGATGCCCCGGTCAGCCAGCCGCTGGAAAAGCCGACCGGCGTGCAGCCGGCGCGGCCCGAGTTGCAGCGCCGCGCCGAGGCCGGTGAGGCGGAAGCGCAGTATCAGTTGGGGCTGGATTACCAGTTCGGCCTCGGTGGCCCGGCGGATTGGCCGGCGGCGCGGGCCTGGTTTGGCCGCGCGGCGGCCCAGGGCCATGTGAAGGGCCTCGGCGCCCATGGCTATATGCTGCTTTCCGGCAGTGGCGGGCCGCAGGACCTGGTCGGCGCCGAGAAGGCTTTGCGCCAGGCCGGCGAGGGCGGGGAAGCCTCCGCCACCGCCAATCTCGCGGAATTGCTGCTGCTGCGCGGCGAGGCGGCGGAAGCCCGCCAGATGCTGGCGCGGGCCGTTGCCGGCGGTGCGCTGAATGCCCGCTACCGCCTCGGCCGGCTGGATATCGCCGAGGGCCGGGTGCCCGAGGGCATGGCCCTGGTGGAACAGGCCGTGGAGCGCGGCCACCCGGAAGCAACGCTGTATTTTTCCGGCCTGCTATTGGCCGGCGGCAATGGCCTGAAGGCCGATGCACCGCGCGCCGCCAGGCTGCTGCGCCAGGCCGCCGAGGCCGGTTATGGTCCAGCCACGAATGATCTCGCCCGGCTTTATGACCTCGGCATCGGCGTTGCCGCCGATCCGCGCCAGGCGGCGGATTTGTATCGCCGCGCGCTCAGCCAGGGGACGGCGATTGCCGGCTACAATCTCGGCCTGCTGCTCAACAGCCCGCGCCTCGGCCCGCCCGATGCCGCATCGGCACGCTCGGCCTATCAACTGTCGGCGGAAGCCGGCTTCGTGCCCGGCATGGGCAAATTCGGCGAAATGCTGCTGCGCGGGCGCGGTGGGCCGGCGGATCCGGCCGGCGGCATCCGCTGGCTGACGCAGGCTGCCGAGGGCGGCGATGCCGATGCCCAGAACCATCTGGCCCTGGCCTATTTCAACGGCGAGGGCGTCGGCCGCGACGAAGCCCGGGGCATGGACTGGTGGGAACGCGCGGTTGCCCAGCAGCATCCGGCGGCGACCAACAATTTCGCCATGTATCTGGCGCTCGGCCAGGGTCGGGCAGCCGATCCGGCGCGGGCCGTGACGGTGCTGCGCGGCGTGGCCGAGAAGGGGGTGCCGCGCGCCGCCTTCCGTCTTGGCCTGTGGCATGAGGCCGGTTTCGCCGGGCTGAAGCCCGATACCCGCGAGGCCCTGGTCTGGTTCAAGCGCGCCGCCGAGGCCGGTTCCAGCCGGGCGATGTTCAAATATGCCGCCTATGTCGAGGCCGGCGAGGGTGGCGCGACGCCCGATCCAGCGCTGGCGATCCGGCTCTACCGCCAGGCCGCCGAGGCCGGCAATGCCGAGGCGCTGTTCCTGCTGGCGCGCTACAGCTTCAACGGCGAAGGCGTGCCGAAGGACCCGAAAGTGGCACTGGATTTCCTGCAGCGGGCAGCGCGGCGCGGCAATGCCGAGGCGCTGTTCGTGCTTGGCGATTTCTATTACCGGGGCGAGGGTGTGGCCGCCGATCCGGTGCTGGCCTGGGCGCATTGGGCGGTGGCCGAACGGCTCGGCCTGGCCGAGGCCGGGCCGAACCGGCGCATGCTGGAGCGCCAGATCGCGGCGCCGGAAGCCCAGGCACGGGCGCGGCAACTGGCCCAGGCGCTGCTGGCCGAGGCCGCCGCCGCCCAGGCTGATGAAGATTGA
- a CDS encoding ABC transporter permease yields the protein MTEVTFSPNAAPQGLARRGHGRLAWTLFAAVLALLIAAPLLAVLANLGRPTQGVFAHLAATVLPEMLLNTVLLLFGVGLGSALIGVGCAWAVTMIEFPGRRLLSWLLFLPLAIPGYVSAFVYGELMQFAGPVQTAVRQTFGWSRGDYWFPDVMTLGGVTALLTLAFYPYVYMLARTAFQDQSVCVLEVGRTLGIRPWGRFWRIALPLARPMIAGGIALVLMETLAEFGAVSYFGVPTFTTAIYRTWFGMGNPVAAAQLAGMLMLFVLGAVMLERISRQAKRFHHTSARTRPLKLHRPTPLLAVLTLLLCALPVLLGFLLPAGRLLYLAITEGDSLGSARLLGFALNSFMLSGLAALLLVSLGLLLAYAQRLAPGRLLSWLGQFATMGYAVPGSVIAIGILLPLASLDHTLNTWMQRLFGHAPGLLLSGTLLALLYAYVVRFMAVTHSTMDGGLHRIRPSLDQAARVLGESPFGVVRRVHAPLLRGSLFTAALLAFVDVLKELPATLIVRPFDFDTLAVRVYQLSSDERLSEASTGALIIVAAGLLPVLWLNAALAGSRPGQEQDTP from the coding sequence GTGACCGAGGTTACCTTTTCACCGAATGCGGCCCCCCAGGGATTAGCCCGGCGCGGCCATGGCCGGCTGGCCTGGACGCTGTTCGCCGCCGTACTGGCCCTGCTGATCGCCGCCCCGCTGCTGGCGGTGCTGGCCAATCTCGGCCGGCCGACCCAGGGCGTGTTCGCGCATCTGGCCGCCACCGTGCTGCCGGAGATGCTGCTCAACACCGTGCTGCTGCTGTTTGGCGTCGGCCTCGGCTCGGCGCTGATCGGCGTCGGTTGCGCCTGGGCGGTGACGATGATCGAATTTCCCGGCCGGCGCCTGTTGAGCTGGCTGCTGTTCCTGCCGCTGGCGATCCCGGGCTATGTCTCGGCCTTCGTCTATGGCGAGTTGATGCAGTTCGCCGGCCCGGTGCAGACCGCCGTGCGCCAAACCTTTGGCTGGAGCCGGGGCGATTACTGGTTTCCCGATGTGATGACCTTGGGCGGCGTCACCGCGCTGCTGACGCTGGCCTTCTATCCCTATGTCTACATGCTGGCCCGCACGGCGTTTCAGGATCAGTCGGTCTGCGTGCTGGAAGTCGGCCGCACGCTCGGCATCCGGCCCTGGGGCCGCTTCTGGCGCATCGCGCTGCCACTGGCCCGGCCGATGATTGCCGGCGGCATCGCCCTGGTGCTGATGGAGACGCTCGCTGAATTCGGCGCCGTCAGTTATTTCGGCGTGCCCACCTTCACCACCGCGATCTACCGCACATGGTTCGGCATGGGCAATCCGGTGGCGGCGGCACAGCTTGCCGGCATGCTGATGCTGTTCGTGCTTGGCGCGGTGATGCTGGAGCGTATCAGCCGCCAGGCCAAACGCTTCCACCACACCTCGGCGCGCACCCGGCCGCTGAAACTGCACCGGCCCACACCGCTGCTGGCCGTCCTCACCCTGCTGCTCTGCGCTCTGCCGGTGCTGCTTGGCTTCCTGCTGCCGGCTGGCCGGCTGCTCTATCTCGCCATCACCGAGGGGGACTCGCTCGGCTCCGCCCGCCTGCTCGGCTTCGCCCTCAACAGCTTCATGCTGTCTGGCCTGGCGGCGCTGCTGCTGGTCAGCCTCGGCCTGTTGCTCGCTTATGCCCAGCGCTTGGCGCCGGGCCGGCTGCTTTCCTGGCTGGGGCAATTCGCCACCATGGGTTATGCCGTGCCCGGCTCGGTGATTGCCATCGGCATCCTGCTGCCACTGGCCAGCCTGGATCACACCTTGAATACCTGGATGCAGCGGCTGTTCGGCCATGCGCCCGGGCTGCTGCTGTCTGGCACCCTTCTCGCCTTGCTCTATGCCTATGTGGTGCGCTTCATGGCTGTCACTCACAGCACCATGGATGGCGGCCTGCACCGCATCCGGCCGAGCCTGGATCAAGCAGCGCGCGTGCTGGGCGAAAGCCCGTTCGGCGTGGTGCGCCGGGTGCATGCACCGCTGCTGCGCGGCAGCCTGTTTACCGCCGCGCTGCTCGCCTTCGTGGATGTGCTGAAGGAACTGCCGGCGACGCTGATCGTGCGGCCGTTTGATTTCGACACCCTGGCAGTGCGCGTCTACCAGCTTTCCAGCGACGAACGGCTGAGCGAAGCCTCGACCGGCGCGCTGATCATCGTTGCCGCCGGGCTGCTGCCCGTGCTGTGGCTCAATGCCGCCCTGGCAGGTTCCCGCCCAGGCCAAGAACAGGACACCCCATGA